The proteins below are encoded in one region of Caldanaerovirga acetigignens:
- a CDS encoding cell division protein FtsQ/DivIB: MLATTSSFFKIKEVAVEGNSSIPDGEVLKLLSRYMDKNTFMVKPALISEEIKQVLPVEEAKVKLRLPGTIIVRVKEREVMAAIPYLGGFVLIDPACYVVKMQADLDGLRIPIVTGIEITKPEKAKPIIVNKRQDVVEGLKKALKYLLPMRAELSEIHLDNKEGEITFFIYTLDGFQIYLKEKDLEEEKFLLMESVLKDLRERGIDKGQIDLSKGAPVFKAF; this comes from the coding sequence ATGCTGGCCACAACAAGTTCTTTTTTTAAAATAAAAGAGGTTGCGGTAGAAGGCAACAGCAGCATACCGGATGGAGAGGTCCTGAAGCTGCTAAGTCGCTATATGGATAAAAATACTTTTATGGTTAAACCGGCATTAATAAGCGAGGAAATAAAACAAGTGCTCCCTGTCGAGGAAGCTAAAGTGAAACTAAGGCTGCCGGGGACGATTATCGTGAGAGTCAAGGAAAGGGAAGTTATGGCTGCCATACCCTATCTTGGAGGATTTGTCTTAATTGACCCGGCATGTTATGTAGTAAAAATGCAGGCTGATTTAGATGGCCTTAGAATTCCGATTGTAACGGGTATAGAGATAACCAAGCCTGAAAAGGCAAAACCCATTATAGTTAATAAAAGACAAGATGTAGTGGAAGGCCTAAAAAAAGCCTTAAAATACCTGCTACCTATGAGAGCAGAGCTCTCCGAAATCCATCTGGATAACAAGGAAGGGGAAATAACTTTTTTTATTTATACTCTTGATGGATTTCAAATATACTTAAAAGAAAAAGACTTAGAGGAAGAAAAGTTCTTGCTTATGGAATCTGTGCTGAAAGATTTGAGGGAAAGGGGTATAGATAAAGGACAAATAGATTTAAGCAAGGGGGCACCTGTGTTTAAAGCCTTTTGA
- a CDS encoding DUF881 domain-containing protein translates to MSYKLKGHILIALVCFLLGLMLVAQFRSTQKSGSAMTSLQRIQELTTELKTVMDEREKLREELAEMRKRLEEYEDSAANVSQVTEAMKRELEKARIAAGLVEGTGPGIVITLNDSNLPKQAGEDPNLFLIHDEDILKVVNELFAAGAEAVSVNNQRIIATSEIRCVGPTIMINSVRMAPPFVIQAIGNPENLESSLRMRGGIIESLQVFGIQVSIKKQDKIIMPAYAGPIKFEYFKPVKAGE, encoded by the coding sequence ATGAGCTATAAGTTAAAAGGCCATATTCTTATCGCACTTGTATGTTTTTTACTAGGACTAATGCTGGTGGCTCAGTTTAGAAGCACTCAAAAAAGCGGAAGTGCGATGACATCTTTACAAAGAATACAAGAACTTACGACAGAGCTGAAAACTGTAATGGATGAGAGGGAAAAATTGAGGGAAGAGCTTGCGGAAATGAGGAAAAGACTAGAAGAATATGAAGATTCGGCTGCAAATGTTAGTCAGGTTACCGAAGCGATGAAAAGGGAGCTGGAAAAAGCCCGCATAGCTGCTGGACTTGTGGAAGGAACAGGGCCTGGAATAGTTATAACGCTTAACGACAGCAATCTGCCAAAGCAGGCAGGTGAGGACCCTAATTTGTTTTTAATCCATGATGAGGATATTTTAAAGGTTGTAAATGAGCTTTTTGCGGCTGGTGCTGAAGCTGTATCTGTTAACAATCAAAGGATTATTGCAACCTCGGAGATAAGATGTGTAGGACCGACTATAATGATAAACTCAGTCAGGATGGCTCCACCTTTTGTGATACAGGCAATAGGAAATCCTGAGAACTTAGAAAGTTCGCTGAGAATGAGAGGTGGAATAATAGAGTCTTTACAAGTCTTCGGCATTCAAGTGAGTATAAAGAAACAGGATAAGATTATAATGCCGGCCTATGCTGGGCCGATCAAATTTGAGTACTTTAAGCCTGTAAAGGCAGGTGAATGA
- a CDS encoding small basic family protein, translated as MLVPIIGLILGILVGLFVPIDIPMSYAPYASIAILAALDSVFGGLRALSEGHFDVNIFITGFFINALLAGFLAFLGDKLGIPIYMAAIFAFGVRIFQNLAIIRRHMIDRFFRKNE; from the coding sequence TTGCTCGTACCAATTATAGGACTCATATTAGGTATTTTGGTGGGATTATTTGTTCCCATAGATATACCAATGAGTTATGCTCCTTATGCTTCAATTGCCATCCTTGCAGCGTTAGACTCTGTATTTGGAGGCTTGAGGGCTTTAAGTGAAGGACACTTTGACGTAAATATTTTTATAACTGGATTTTTTATTAATGCCCTTCTTGCAGGATTCCTAGCCTTTCTTGGAGATAAATTGGGTATTCCTATATACATGGCGGCTATATTCGCATTCGGCGTAAGGATATTCCAGAACTTGGCTATTATCAGGCGTCACATGATTGATAGGTTTTTTAGAAAAAATGAATAA
- the ftsA gene encoding cell division protein FtsA → MARSSVVASLDLGSSKVCCMIGEISRNGEIDIIGYGVTPSTGIKKGNIVNIEAMVRSISEAVLQAQQMSNTKIDSVLVGISGSNVTIVNNRGIVAIPRSDREIKPHDVERVIQASRIIAIPPDREIIEVIPKQFIVDGCDGIRDPVGMIGTRLEVEVSIITGQLTTIQNVIRCVQKSGLEVEGLILKSLAAKEILLSEDEVDMGVALVDIGAGTTEITVFRGENIELYNLIPLGGDYVTNDIAIGLRLPYSQAEAIKRKYACAAASLASDKPEIEIHSIGEASPRRISQRDLALIIEPRVQEIISLIHKELKTVNYKEMLAAGVVLCGGGLLHLRGALEIAQKMLGIPVRVARTDMYGFDHTFTVALGLLYYGSKNRSFGDRDEVRDKSALSFFERAKRILREYFLG, encoded by the coding sequence TTGGCAAGGAGCAGTGTAGTGGCCAGTCTTGACTTGGGCAGTTCCAAAGTATGCTGTATGATTGGTGAAATTTCCCGAAATGGTGAAATAGATATTATAGGTTATGGAGTGACGCCCAGCACGGGGATAAAGAAGGGAAATATAGTAAATATTGAAGCAATGGTTCGAAGTATAAGTGAAGCTGTCCTGCAAGCGCAGCAGATGTCCAACACTAAAATCGATAGCGTTTTAGTTGGGATCTCGGGTTCAAATGTGACCATAGTGAATAACAGAGGCATTGTTGCTATACCGCGAAGCGACAGAGAAATCAAACCTCACGATGTGGAACGGGTAATTCAGGCTTCAAGGATTATTGCTATACCTCCTGATAGGGAAATTATAGAAGTAATACCGAAGCAGTTTATAGTAGATGGTTGCGATGGGATAAGGGATCCTGTCGGCATGATTGGAACCCGCCTTGAAGTTGAAGTTAGTATAATAACAGGGCAGCTCACGACCATTCAAAACGTAATAAGATGTGTGCAAAAATCGGGATTAGAAGTAGAAGGTTTGATATTAAAATCATTGGCTGCGAAGGAGATTCTTCTAAGCGAGGACGAAGTTGATATGGGAGTAGCTTTAGTCGATATAGGCGCAGGAACAACTGAAATTACGGTTTTTAGAGGAGAAAATATTGAACTTTACAATCTCATCCCGCTTGGAGGTGATTATGTCACCAATGATATTGCCATTGGCCTTCGCTTGCCTTACTCTCAAGCAGAAGCAATAAAGAGAAAATACGCCTGCGCTGCAGCAAGCCTTGCGTCCGACAAACCAGAAATAGAGATACACAGCATCGGGGAAGCTTCTCCAAGAAGAATTTCTCAGAGAGACTTAGCTTTGATTATTGAGCCCAGGGTTCAGGAGATCATATCGCTAATTCACAAAGAATTGAAAACAGTAAATTACAAGGAAATGCTGGCTGCCGGAGTAGTCCTATGTGGCGGCGGTCTTTTGCACTTGAGGGGGGCTCTTGAAATAGCGCAGAAGATGTTGGGGATTCCTGTAAGGGTTGCAAGGACTGACATGTACGGCTTTGACCATACGTTTACGGTAGCGCTGGGACTGCTTTACTACGGCTCAAAAAACAGGTCTTTCGGGGATAGGGATGAAGTTAGGGATAAAAGCGCTTTAAGTTTTTTTGAAAGGGCGAAGCGTATATTGCGCGAATACTTTTTAGGATAA
- the ftsZ gene encoding cell division protein FtsZ, which produces MEGGHKVLDIDVAMEQFANIKVIGIGGGGNNAVNRMIEAGLRGVEFIAVNTDAQALFLSKADKKIQIGEKLTKGLGAGANPEIGKKAAEESRTEIEEALKGADMIFITAGMGGGTGTGAAPVVAEISKNLGILTVGVVTKPFSFEGKKRMAHAEMGIANLKNCVDTLITIPNDRLLTIAEKKTSIIEAFRIADDVLRQGVQGISDLIAVPGLINLDFADVRTIMMDTGLAHMGIGRGSGENRAIEAAKQAVSSPLLETSIEGAKGVLLNITGSSNLGLLEVNEAAEYIASAADPDANIIFGAVIDEKLQDEIRITVIATGFEQKEKPAKQEDEFGIEPFDEEDFDIPAFLRKSRKK; this is translated from the coding sequence ATGGAAGGGGGTCATAAGGTGCTAGATATTGATGTGGCAATGGAACAATTCGCCAACATAAAAGTGATCGGAATAGGTGGTGGAGGTAACAATGCCGTAAATCGCATGATAGAAGCAGGATTAAGGGGAGTAGAGTTTATAGCTGTGAATACCGATGCTCAAGCCCTTTTCTTGTCAAAGGCCGATAAAAAGATTCAAATAGGCGAAAAATTGACAAAGGGGCTTGGTGCAGGTGCTAACCCTGAGATCGGGAAAAAAGCGGCAGAAGAAAGCCGAACCGAGATAGAAGAAGCTCTAAAAGGAGCTGATATGATATTCATAACCGCCGGTATGGGAGGCGGTACAGGAACGGGAGCGGCCCCAGTGGTGGCAGAAATTTCCAAAAACCTTGGGATATTAACTGTTGGCGTCGTGACAAAGCCCTTTAGCTTCGAAGGCAAAAAGCGAATGGCTCACGCGGAAATGGGTATAGCCAATCTCAAAAATTGTGTTGATACTCTTATAACAATTCCTAACGACAGGTTGCTTACCATCGCAGAAAAGAAAACTTCGATTATAGAAGCTTTTCGCATTGCCGATGACGTCCTGAGGCAGGGTGTACAGGGTATCTCAGATCTAATAGCTGTTCCTGGCCTTATAAACTTGGACTTTGCCGATGTGAGGACAATAATGATGGATACCGGCTTGGCTCATATGGGGATTGGTAGAGGGAGTGGCGAAAACAGGGCTATTGAGGCTGCAAAACAGGCAGTTTCAAGTCCGCTTTTAGAAACGTCTATAGAAGGAGCGAAAGGCGTCCTATTGAATATAACAGGCAGCTCCAACTTAGGACTTTTGGAAGTAAACGAAGCTGCCGAGTACATAGCGTCGGCGGCTGACCCAGATGCCAACATAATATTTGGTGCGGTTATCGACGAAAAGCTACAGGATGAGATAAGGATAACTGTTATAGCTACAGGATTTGAACAAAAGGAAAAACCGGCAAAGCAGGAAGATGAATTTGGAATTGAACCTTTTGACGAAGAAGATTTTGACATACCTGCATTTCTTCGAAAAAGCAGGAAAAAATGA
- the spoIIGA gene encoding sigma-E processing peptidase SpoIIGA gives MVIYLDVIFAINFIMNLAILYLVKLILKFRAKRFRLVIAALLGNLFLLDMFFINGKFSNTMPGKIFLSILMVLTAFYPLTLPEFLRALSLLYFVSFMVGGGAFALFYLIKNSDAFSQDLLVNNIYVPWWILLVSFAFLFIFFRLAWSVIYKRLLISSLVVPVTIYIAGEQLKIRALLDTGNDLKDPLSGNPVMIVEYPAVERFLPEEIRRCLKGDILESVQELEQLILHSSWAKRIKIIPFTSIGKNKGIMMGLKVDRICVLLDERFYEADNVVLGVCNFTLSPGGNYEALLSPESLIA, from the coding sequence ATGGTAATATATTTGGATGTAATATTCGCAATAAATTTTATAATGAATCTTGCAATACTTTATCTGGTAAAATTAATACTAAAATTTAGGGCCAAAAGGTTTAGGTTGGTTATAGCAGCTCTTTTGGGAAACCTTTTCCTTTTAGATATGTTTTTTATAAACGGTAAATTTTCGAACACCATGCCCGGTAAAATATTTTTATCTATTTTGATGGTTTTGACTGCATTTTATCCTTTAACCTTACCAGAGTTTTTAAGAGCATTAAGCCTTCTTTATTTTGTTTCGTTCATGGTAGGAGGTGGCGCTTTTGCTTTATTTTACCTAATAAAAAATAGCGATGCATTTTCGCAAGACCTCCTAGTAAATAATATTTACGTGCCATGGTGGATATTACTTGTTTCTTTTGCCTTTTTATTTATATTCTTTAGATTGGCATGGTCGGTGATTTATAAAAGGCTATTGATTAGTTCATTGGTTGTGCCAGTAACAATTTATATTGCCGGGGAACAGTTAAAAATAAGAGCCTTACTGGATACGGGCAATGATCTAAAAGATCCACTTTCCGGTAATCCAGTGATGATAGTGGAGTATCCAGCAGTGGAACGATTTTTGCCCGAAGAAATAAGAAGGTGTCTGAAAGGCGATATTCTAGAGAGCGTTCAAGAGTTGGAGCAATTAATTTTGCATTCTTCGTGGGCGAAGCGCATTAAAATCATTCCTTTCACTTCTATCGGAAAAAATAAAGGTATAATGATGGGATTAAAAGTGGATAGAATTTGTGTTTTGTTGGATGAGAGGTTTTACGAAGCTGACAATGTAGTGCTAGGAGTATGTAACTTTACACTTTCTCCCGGAGGTAATTATGAAGCCTTATTGAGTCCCGAATCTTTAATTGCATAG
- the sigE gene encoding RNA polymerase sporulation sigma factor SigE encodes MIIKILLKLGMLEKGVIYYIGGSETLPPPLSSEEEAILLNRLEMGEESVKNVLIERNLRLVVYIARKFENTGAGIEDLISIGTIGLIKAINTFDPRKKIKLATYASRCIENEILMYLRRNNKNRSEVSFDEPLNVDWDGNELLLSDILGTDSDMIYRCIEEEVEKELLDAAIKRLSKRERCIMELRFGLNDGKEKTQKEVAELLGISQSYISRLEKRIIKRLKKEIIRMM; translated from the coding sequence ATGATTATAAAAATATTACTAAAATTAGGTATGCTTGAGAAAGGAGTCATTTATTATATAGGTGGAAGTGAAACACTCCCACCTCCTCTTTCCAGCGAGGAAGAAGCAATTTTGTTAAATAGACTGGAAATGGGGGAGGAGTCGGTAAAAAATGTATTAATAGAGAGGAACTTAAGGCTGGTGGTTTACATTGCCCGCAAGTTTGAGAACACCGGTGCAGGTATAGAAGACCTTATATCGATTGGAACAATCGGACTAATAAAAGCAATTAATACCTTTGATCCTCGAAAAAAGATTAAACTTGCGACTTATGCCTCCAGGTGCATAGAAAATGAGATATTAATGTATTTAAGAAGGAATAATAAAAACCGCAGCGAGGTATCTTTTGATGAACCTCTAAATGTTGATTGGGATGGGAATGAGCTCCTGCTTTCGGATATTTTAGGAACCGATAGCGATATGATTTACAGGTGTATAGAAGAGGAGGTCGAAAAGGAGCTTTTGGATGCAGCCATAAAGCGTCTATCTAAGAGAGAAAGGTGTATAATGGAACTCAGGTTCGGGTTGAACGATGGAAAAGAAAAAACCCAAAAGGAAGTGGCCGAGCTTTTGGGAATTTCACAGTCGTATATTTCCAGACTAGAAAAAAGAATAATTAAAAGATTAAAAAAGGAAATAATTAGAATGATGTAA
- the sigG gene encoding RNA polymerase sporulation sigma factor SigG — protein sequence MNLNKVEICGVNTSKLPVLSNSKMKELFIKVKQGDKEAREKLIHGNLRLVLSVIQRFNNRGEYVDDLFQVGCIGLMKAIDNFDLSQNVKFSTYAVPMIIGEIRRYLRDNNPIRVSRSLRDVAYKALQVRDSLVNKNSREPSIDEIAKEMNVPAEEIVMALDAIQEPISLFEPIYHDGGDPIFVMDQISDDKNNDENWISSIAIKEAMQKLNEKEKMILTLRFFEGKTQMEVAQEIGISQAQVSRLEKAALKHLRKYI from the coding sequence ATGAATTTGAACAAAGTAGAGATATGTGGTGTTAATACCTCCAAACTACCTGTTCTATCCAACAGCAAGATGAAAGAACTTTTTATAAAAGTCAAGCAGGGAGATAAGGAAGCTAGGGAAAAGCTCATACACGGAAACTTGAGATTGGTGCTGAGCGTTATTCAGAGATTCAACAATAGAGGTGAATACGTCGACGACCTTTTTCAGGTCGGATGCATCGGTTTGATGAAAGCCATAGACAATTTTGACTTAAGTCAAAACGTAAAGTTTTCAACTTACGCCGTTCCAATGATTATAGGAGAAATACGGCGGTATCTTAGAGATAACAATCCAATAAGGGTCAGCAGATCTCTAAGGGATGTAGCATATAAAGCGCTACAAGTCAGGGATTCACTGGTAAACAAAAATTCTAGAGAGCCTTCAATTGATGAAATAGCAAAAGAGATGAACGTGCCTGCTGAGGAAATAGTGATGGCATTGGATGCGATTCAGGAGCCCATATCTTTGTTTGAACCAATTTATCATGATGGCGGAGATCCTATATTTGTCATGGATCAGATAAGTGACGACAAGAATAATGATGAAAATTGGATAAGCAGCATTGCTATTAAAGAAGCAATGCAAAAATTAAATGAAAAGGAAAAGATGATATTAACGCTTAGATTTTTTGAAGGAAAGACTCAAATGGAAGTAGCACAAGAAATAGGAATTTCTCAGGCACAGGTATCCAGGCTTGAGAAGGCAGCCTTAAAGCATCTGAGAAAGTACATTTAG
- a CDS encoding YlmC/YmxH family sporulation protein: MIKASDLRQREIINITDGKRLGFISDLDIDVEEGRIRAIIVPAPAKIFSVFGKGGDYIIPWEKIKKIGSDVILIELSDFTEPKKGN, from the coding sequence GTGATAAAAGCTTCAGATTTAAGGCAGAGGGAGATAATAAACATAACTGATGGGAAGAGACTGGGATTCATTAGTGATCTTGACATAGACGTAGAAGAGGGGCGCATACGGGCGATCATAGTGCCAGCTCCGGCTAAAATCTTCAGCGTTTTCGGCAAGGGCGGAGATTACATAATTCCGTGGGAAAAAATAAAAAAAATAGGAAGCGATGTAATACTCATAGAACTTTCGGATTTCACCGAACCGAAAAAGGGAAACTGA